The genomic interval GCTCGTCATCCGCGTGCAGCCCGACGAGGGCGTCACGATCCGCTTCGGATCGAAGGTGCCAGGCGCCGGCATGCAGGTGCGCGATGTCACGATGGACTTCGGATACGGTCACGCCTTCACCGAGGCGAGCCCCGAGGCCTACGAGCGTCTCATCCTCGACGTGCTGCTCGGCGACCCGCCGCTCTTCCCCCGCCACGAGGAGGTCGAGCTCAGCTGGAAGATCCTCGACCCCATCGAGGAGTACTGGGAGAGCATCGGCGGCCCCCTTGAGCAGTACAAGCCCGGCACCTGGGGTCCCGCATCCGCCGACGAGCTGCTCGCTCGCGACGGACGCTCCTGGCGTCGACCCTGATCCGGAGAGAACCAGTCATGATCGTCGATCTGCCCGACACCACGACGAGCGCGCTGTCCAAGGCGCTCGTCAAGATCCGCGAAGAGGGCGGCGCCGTCGCCCTCGGCCGCGTGCTCACCCTCGTCATCGCGACGCCCCTGGGCGAGGAGGAGGAGGTCATCGAGGCCGCCAATGACGCCTCGCGCGAGCACCCGATGCGCGTCATCGTGCTCTCCCGCAACCGCGACCGCTCTGGCGAGGAGGCCCGTCTCGATGGGCAGATCCGCGTCGGCGGCGACGCGGGCGCGAGTGAGGTCATCGTGCTGCGCGTGTACGGCGCCGCCGCTTCGGATGAGGAAGGGCTCGTCACGAGCCTCCTGCTTCCCGACGCTCCGGTGGTCGTGTGGTGGCCGCGCACCGCTCCGGACTCCCCCGCTGACTCCGCGCTCGGCCGCATCGCGCAGCGCCGGATCACCGACGCGGGCACGCAGGACGACCCCGTGCGCACGCTCGTTGCGCTCGGCGACCGCTACCGGCCGGGCGACACCGACTTCGCGTGGACCCGCCTCACGCTGTGGCGCGCGCAGCTCGCCGCTGTGCTCGACCAGCCCCCGTACAGCCCTGTCACCGCCGTGACCGTGCGCGGCGCGGCCGACTCCCCCTCGACCGAGCTGCTCGCGGCGTGGCTGTCTCTGCAGCTGCAGGTGCCGGTGACGCTCGAGGTCACGGCCGACCGCGGTTCGAGCGGAATCCACGGCGTCACCCTCGAGCGTCCGACAGGCGCGATCGAGCTCGAGCGCAACGCGCCGGGCATTGCCACGCTGCAGCAGCCGGGCCAGCCGACGCACGACATCTCGCTTCCGCGCCGCAGCCTGCGCGACTGCCTTGCAGAGGAATTGCGTAGGCTCGACCCTGATGACCTCTATGGTGAGGTGATTCAGAAGGGGCTGCCGCTGCTGGCCGCGGCGACCGGCGCCGGGACCGAAAGGAAGTGACCGTGACCCAGCGTCGCGTCCGGGTATACGAGGACAAGCCCACCCTCGCCACCGCCGTTGCGGCGCGCTTCATCAAGCGCATCCGCAAGGTGCTGGAAGCGAAGGGTCATGCGCATGTGGTCCTCACGGGCGGCACGATGGGCGAGGCCGTTCTCACCGCGGTCCGCGAGTCGGATGACCGCGAGCGCATCGACTGGTCGCGCGTCACCTTCTGGTGGGGCGACGAGCGCTACCTCCCGAGCGGCGACGCTGACCGCAACGAGACGCAGGCACGCCGCGCACTGCTCGACGCGCTCAGCCTCGACCCCTCGCAGATCAAGGCGTTCCCTGCGCTCGGCGAACACGAGAGCATCGAGGCGGCCGCATCCGCATACGCCGCAGAGCTCGCGGCGGCAGCCCCAGAGGGCGCGACGCATCCCGTCTTCGACGTGACGTTCCTCGGCGTCGGACCCGACGGCCACGTCGCGTCGCTCTTCCCCGATCACGATGCGGTGCGCGACACCACGAGCATCGTGCTCGCTGAGACCAACTCCCCGAAGCCCCCGCCCGCGCGCCTCACACTCACGCTGGGGGTGCTCAACAGCTCGGAGCGCATCTGGCTGGTGATGGCGGGCGCCGACAAGGCAGGCGCACTCGGACTCACGCTCGCCGACGCGAACCCCCACGACGTCCCCGCTGCTGGCGTCGAGGGCCGCAAGCGCACCGTCTTCTTCGTCGACCGTGACGCGGCATCCGAGGTTCCGGAGAACCTGCTCGTTCGCGAACGCTTCTGGACGGCTGCGCACGACGTGCAGAGCTGACCCCACGTACGACGAAGGCCCCGCCTGAATCAGGCGGGGCCTTCGTCGTATCCGAATCGATCAGCTCGAGACGCTGCCGCGACGCTCACGAAGCTGCTGGAGCGCGTCGTCGAGGATCTGCGTCGCCTCACCCTCGGTGCGGCGCTCCTTCACATACGCGAGGTGCGTCTTGTACGGCTCCGTCTTCTGGAGCTGCGGAGGGTTGTCCTTGTCGCGACCGGCGGGAAGGCCGGTCGCGGGGCTGTCGATGATCTCAGGGATCTCCTCCGCAGCGAGAGTCGCCGCGAAATGCCGAACGGTCTCGTTGCCCTGAGCGTCCCAGTACGAGACAGCAATGCGGTCCGCGTGGTATCCGCGGTCCTGCTCCCCCATGGGGCCTGAACCAACGCGCGAGCCGCGAATGGCGCTGCCGCCCGATGCCATATTGTCTCCTCGAGTGGTGGTGGGAGGTGGCGCGACTACGCGCCGACGCCGAACTTGGTGAGAAGTCCGAGCACCACGATCGAGAAGAACCAGGTGAGGCCCAACGCGACGGTGATGCGGTTGAGGTTGCGCTCGGCAACTCCGGACGCACCGAGGTTCGAGGTCACTCCTCCGCCGAACATGTCCGAGAGGCCGCCGCCGCGTCCCTTGTGAAGCAGGATCATCAGCGTCAGCAAGAGGCTGGTGATGCCGAGCAGGATCTGGAATGCGACCTGCACGATCGACCAGAGAACGTCCATGGGTAGCCTTTCGGGTCGGCCAGATGGCCGTGGTTCAGTATAGGCGAGGTCGGGGGGTGCCTGCCGTCATCAGGAGCGGTGGGTCAGATCGTGCCGACGTGGCTCTTGAAGCGCACGATGCTCGCGAACTCCTCGAGCTGCAGGCTCGCCCCGCCCACGAGGGCGCCGTCCACATCGGGCTCCTTCATGAAGCCGGCGATGTTGCTCGCCTTGACCGAACCGCCGTACAGGATGCGGGTCGCCGCGGCAGCGGCGTCTCCGAGGACCTCCGCGATGAGCACACGCAGAGCGGCGCACACCTGCTGGGCCTGCGCGCTCGTGGCTGCCTGGCCGGAGCCGATGGCCCACACGGGCTCGTAGGCGACGACGATCTCGGAGCCCTTGACCGCACCCTCGAGCGCGGTGCGCAGCTGGGCGACGGGCACAGCGCTCGGGCCGTGCTTCTCGAGGTCATCCGCGGTCTCGCCGACGCAGATGATCGGCACGAGGCCGTGGCGGTGGGCCGCCGCGACCTTGGACGCGACGATCTCGTCGGTCTCGCCGTGATACTCACGACGCTCCGAGTGTCCGATGATCACATACGACGACTTGAGTGCCGACAGGAACGCGCCCGAGATCTCGCCCGTGTAGGCACCCGAGTCGTGAGCGGAGATGTCCTGTCCGCCGAACTTGAGTTCGAGCTTGTCGCCCTCGACGAGCGACTGCACCGAGCGGATGTCGGTGAACGGGGGGAACACGGCGACCTC from Salinibacterium sp. ZJ70 carries:
- a CDS encoding glucose-6-phosphate dehydrogenase assembly protein OpcA; the protein is MIVDLPDTTTSALSKALVKIREEGGAVALGRVLTLVIATPLGEEEEVIEAANDASREHPMRVIVLSRNRDRSGEEARLDGQIRVGGDAGASEVIVLRVYGAAASDEEGLVTSLLLPDAPVVVWWPRTAPDSPADSALGRIAQRRITDAGTQDDPVRTLVALGDRYRPGDTDFAWTRLTLWRAQLAAVLDQPPYSPVTAVTVRGAADSPSTELLAAWLSLQLQVPVTLEVTADRGSSGIHGVTLERPTGAIELERNAPGIATLQQPGQPTHDISLPRRSLRDCLAEELRRLDPDDLYGEVIQKGLPLLAAATGAGTERK
- the pgl gene encoding 6-phosphogluconolactonase, which translates into the protein MTQRRVRVYEDKPTLATAVAARFIKRIRKVLEAKGHAHVVLTGGTMGEAVLTAVRESDDRERIDWSRVTFWWGDERYLPSGDADRNETQARRALLDALSLDPSQIKAFPALGEHESIEAAASAYAAELAAAAPEGATHPVFDVTFLGVGPDGHVASLFPDHDAVRDTTSIVLAETNSPKPPPARLTLTLGVLNSSERIWLVMAGADKAGALGLTLADANPHDVPAAGVEGRKRTVFFVDRDAASEVPENLLVRERFWTAAHDVQS
- a CDS encoding RNA polymerase-binding protein RbpA, translating into MASGGSAIRGSRVGSGPMGEQDRGYHADRIAVSYWDAQGNETVRHFAATLAAEEIPEIIDSPATGLPAGRDKDNPPQLQKTEPYKTHLAYVKERRTEGEATQILDDALQQLRERRGSVSS
- the secG gene encoding preprotein translocase subunit SecG produces the protein MDVLWSIVQVAFQILLGITSLLLTLMILLHKGRGGGLSDMFGGGVTSNLGASGVAERNLNRITVALGLTWFFSIVVLGLLTKFGVGA
- the tpiA gene encoding triose-phosphate isomerase, coding for MAVNDRTPLIAGNWKMNLDHLQAIAFVQKLAWTLQDKNHDYSSTEVAVFPPFTDIRSVQSLVEGDKLELKFGGQDISAHDSGAYTGEISGAFLSALKSSYVIIGHSERREYHGETDEIVASKVAAAHRHGLVPIICVGETADDLEKHGPSAVPVAQLRTALEGAVKGSEIVVAYEPVWAIGSGQAATSAQAQQVCAALRVLIAEVLGDAAAAATRILYGGSVKASNIAGFMKEPDVDGALVGGASLQLEEFASIVRFKSHVGTI